A genome region from Bactrocera dorsalis isolate Fly_Bdor unplaced genomic scaffold, ASM2337382v1 BdCtg033, whole genome shotgun sequence includes the following:
- the LOC105229342 gene encoding epidermal retinol dehydrogenase 2 → MFGASSTPQQRLLHMDNPLYAILQFIWDLLVFLVKTIFFTTQTIYYSLLPNYLRKMKNVSGQVVLITGGGGGVGRLLSLNFAKQNARVVIWDINQEAIKTTIDLLARNGYTCKGYVVDISDRDQVYERAAQTINEIGNIDILCNNAGVVCCRPFWDLPDRVIQNTYNINIISHYWTVKAFLPQMMQNNRGHIVTVGSVTGMLGTYGCSDYSATKFACVGFHESLLTDLKTHGYDGIHMTLICPYYINTGMFSGVRPRMFPMLHPQYVADRILEAIRKNEVWCVLPHTIRVLTPLKCLLPAKVCWELMSRVIRGPESMMMFQGRGRVPAG, encoded by the exons ATGTTTGGCGCTAGCTCCACACCTCAGCAGCGGCTTCTTCACATGGATAACCCTCTCTACGCAATCCTGCAATTCATCTGGGATTTACTCGTGTTTCTCGTAAAAACCATCTTTTTTACCACACAAACCATATATTATTCACTACTTCCAAATTATTTGAGGAAAATGAAG AATGTTTCAGGACAAGTAGTACTGATCACCGGCGGTGGAGGAGGAGTAGGACGCTTGTTGTCCCTGAACTTTGCCAAACAAAATGCTCGTGTGGTCATATGGGACATCAACCAAGAAG CTATCAAAACTACCATAGATTTGCTCGCCCGAAATGGGTATACTTGTAAAGGATATGTAGTTGATATATCTGACCGTGATCAAGTGTATGAGCGAGCGGCACAAACTATTAACGAAATAGGTAATATCGATATACTATGCAATAATGCTGGTGTCGTTTGCTGCCGCCCATTCTGGGATTTACCTGATCGTGTTATACAGAATACATATAACATTAACATAATTTCCCACTATTGGACAGTGAAAGCATTTCTTCCGCAAATGATGCAAAATAACAGGGGTCACATTGTGACTGTGGGTTCAGTGACTGGCATGTTAGGCACTTACGGTTGTAGTGATTATAGTGCAACAAAATTTGCCTGCGTTGGGTTTCATGAAAGCCTATTAACCGATTTAAAAACACACGGATATGATGGCATACACATGACATTGATTTGTCCTTATTATATCAACACCGGTATGTTCTCAGGCGTACGACCACGAATGTTTCCAATGTTGCATCCACAGTATGTTGCTGACCGCATACTTGAAGCTATCCGAAAGAACGAAGTATGGTGTGTGCTACCTCATACTATACGGGTACTTACTCCACTCAAATG TCTATTGCCTGCGAAAGTGTGCTGGGAACTAATGTCTAGAGTTATCCGTGGACCAGAATCAATGATGATGTTTCAAGGGCGGGGCAGAGTTCCCGCAGGTTAA